A single Primulina eburnea isolate SZY01 chromosome 11, ASM2296580v1, whole genome shotgun sequence DNA region contains:
- the LOC140805242 gene encoding uncharacterized protein, whose translation MEIDTKISHFNEERPKGNCTRVNEPNTPVDIGAKTSVFINQGATKWEEIRKKWVGDQSQKPAKVPKDPILSWSLTYDDLLSTNDPFSEPIPLPEMVDFLVDIWHDEGLYD comes from the exons ATGGAAATCGATACAAAAATTTCACACTTCAATGAAGAGAGGCCTAAGGGAAACTGTACTCGTGTGAACGAGCCAAATACGCCAGTTGACATTGGTGCAAAGACTTCTGTATTCATCAATCAAG GCGCAACTAAATGGGAAGAAATTAGAAAAAAGTGGGTTGGAGATCAATCCCAGAAACCTGCTAAGGTACCAAAAGATCCAATTTTAAG CTGGTCCCTGACCTATGATGATCTGCTCTCGACCAACGACCCTTTCTCAGAACCAATCCCTTTACCC GAGATGGTCGATTTTCTGGTCGATATTTGGCATGATGAAGGGCTTTATGATTAA
- the LOC140805065 gene encoding uncharacterized protein: MFNDEYPISSTNMQEFSTVDGFLEVTEDLADMIKYVANEPSVGLFYVQKHIQNATPNLVNLKNNVVEKSHETVLHTEDADDSISMMRSMKECGFPIVEEMIGEIKKSLSIMSNKQPRKGLLSSSGSGYIGRTSSWSPATFGSDTMFPHRDSEKNGGYLSGVFKSAKQKVTNLKWPQVESKESRKSEVDNLRLNPSPTSPNAKESHLTLPEAEGEDLLSSQDGKQLQEESRLSTSLSDQASLSLHENYDEFKADREIKLEEWLGGVAGNEERPREKN, translated from the exons ATGTTCAA CGATGAGTATCCAATATCTTCCACAAATATGCAAGAATTTTCCACTGTCGATGGTTTTTTGGAAGTAACCGAAGACTTGGCAGACATGATAAAATATGTGGCAAATGAACCATCGGTTGGGCTTTTCTATGTTCAGAAGCATATCCAAAATGCAACGCCCAACCTTGTTAATCTCAAGAATAATGTTGTTGAAAAATCTCATGAGACGGTATTGCATACAGAAGATGCAGACGATTCTATATCCATGATGAGATCAATGAAAGAATGTGGTTTCCCAATTGTGGAAGAAATGATTGGGGAAATTAAAAAATCTCTTTCCATCATGTCAAATAAACAACCAAGAAAAGGATTACTTTCTAGCTCCGGATCGGGTTATATTGGAAGAACTAGCTCTTGGTCACCAGCCACCTTTGGAAGTGACACCATGTTTCCTCACCGGGATAGTGAAAAGAATGGAGGCTATTTGTCTGGTGTTTTTAAGTCTGCAAAACAGAAGGTCACTAACTTAAAGTGGCCTCAAGTCGAGTCTAAGGAATCGAGAAAATCTGAGGTCGATAATCTTCGGCTAAATCCTAGCCCCACATCCCCAAATGCAAAAGAAAGTCACTTAACTCTGCCAGAGGCTGAGGGTGAAGATTTATTGTCTAGTCAAGATGGTAAACAGCTTCAAGAAGAATCACGACTTAGTACAAGCTTGTCCGATCAAGCTTCACTCTCATTACACGAGAACTATGATGAGTTCAAGGCTGATAGAGAAATTAAATTAGAAGAATGGCTTGGAGGGGTCGCAGGCAACGAGGAGCGTCCTAGAGAGAAGAATTAG